One genomic segment of Chloroflexota bacterium includes these proteins:
- a CDS encoding molybdopterin-dependent oxidoreductase → METRERLPVFPVPPAAAEQVAQPTLQIDGLVAQPRTLTPADLAALARADLAEPFACEEGWSVPGLRWQGVRLSAVLALAAPLPNARYVRVRSGEYTVPVPLDQAAHGLLADWLNGEPLRLEHGAPWRLVLSGAQCFMGVKWVTHLELTAEPGSNTGEQIARARLR, encoded by the coding sequence ATGGAGACCCGCGAACGGCTCCCTGTGTTTCCAGTGCCCCCGGCGGCGGCAGAGCAGGTGGCGCAACCCACGCTCCAGATCGACGGCCTCGTGGCCCAGCCGCGCACGCTGACGCCCGCCGACCTGGCCGCGCTGGCCCGCGCCGACCTGGCCGAGCCCTTTGCCTGCGAGGAGGGCTGGTCGGTGCCCGGGCTGCGCTGGCAGGGCGTGCGGCTGTCGGCGGTTCTGGCGCTCGCCGCCCCCCTGCCGAACGCGCGCTACGTGCGCGTCCGCTCGGGCGAGTACACCGTACCCGTCCCGCTCGACCAGGCAGCGCATGGCCTGCTCGCCGACTGGCTCAACGGTGAGCCGCTGCGGCTCGAACACGGCGCCCCCTGGCGCCTGGTGCTGTCTGGCGCACAGTGCTTCATGGGCGTGAAGTGGGTGACCCACCTGGAGTTGACGGCCGAGCCGGGCAGCAACACCGGCGAGCAGATCGCCCGCGCTCGCCTCCGCTGA
- a CDS encoding Crp/Fnr family transcriptional regulator produces MVDVPACAAGVPFLRALPDDALAELGRSMRHRHVASGQALALAGEPVEHLIVVAQGRLRLAQATPGGREQVLRTLGPGEFLGELALFSPVVHEGDLTAIEPSDVCLVSRQAVQDLMRQHPEVAVRLVETLARRLIQAERAIADLGLHDVGQRLAGELLREAASGGPVREGTRVRVTVPWLEIAMRIGTTPETLSRRLRALETAGIVRQERARTVVILDPVRLHELADG; encoded by the coding sequence GTGGTAGACGTCCCTGCCTGCGCGGCCGGCGTCCCATTCTTGCGTGCGCTCCCGGACGATGCACTGGCGGAGCTGGGACGGTCGATGCGCCATCGCCACGTGGCGAGCGGTCAGGCGCTGGCCCTGGCCGGTGAGCCGGTCGAGCACCTGATCGTCGTGGCTCAGGGGCGGCTCCGACTGGCGCAGGCAACGCCTGGCGGGCGCGAGCAAGTTCTGCGCACGCTCGGACCCGGCGAGTTTCTGGGAGAGCTGGCGCTGTTCTCGCCGGTCGTGCACGAAGGCGATCTGACGGCGATTGAGCCATCCGACGTGTGTCTCGTCAGCCGTCAGGCCGTTCAGGATCTGATGCGGCAGCATCCTGAGGTCGCCGTGCGGCTCGTGGAGACGCTCGCGCGCCGCCTGATCCAGGCCGAGCGCGCCATCGCCGATCTCGGGCTGCATGATGTCGGTCAGCGGCTGGCCGGAGAGCTCCTGCGGGAAGCGGCGAGCGGCGGACCGGTGCGCGAGGGGACACGCGTTCGAGTCACGGTTCCGTGGCTCGAGATCGCCATGCGCATCGGCACGACGCCTGAGACGCTGAGCCGTCGGCTTCGCGCCCTGGAGACAGCCGGCATCGTCCGTCAAGAACGCGCTCGGACGGTGGTCATCCTTGATCCCGTGCGTCTGCACGAGCTGGCCGACGGCTGA
- a CDS encoding SET domain-containing protein yields the protein MADQVRTAYRSHEWIDPRIEIRASPIGGRGMFSCSFIRAGEIVVIWGGVVFTQAEVDAGNAAERSTVAIGEGRYLGSPVGQYDRERDDLGDFMNHSCDPNCWMQDEVTLVARRDIRPGEELTGDYVMWEADEAYVRPWECNCGSPLCRRTHTGRDWRLPELQARYQGHFSPFINARIKAASGSSQ from the coding sequence ATGGCTGATCAAGTACGAACGGCATACCGCTCGCACGAATGGATCGATCCGCGCATCGAGATCCGCGCTTCCCCGATCGGCGGGCGAGGCATGTTTTCCTGCTCATTTATCCGGGCGGGCGAGATCGTCGTGATCTGGGGTGGGGTGGTCTTTACTCAGGCCGAGGTGGATGCTGGAAATGCCGCTGAGCGCAGTACGGTCGCGATCGGCGAGGGGCGCTATCTGGGGAGCCCGGTGGGCCAGTACGATCGCGAGCGGGACGATCTCGGGGATTTCATGAACCATTCGTGCGACCCGAACTGCTGGATGCAGGACGAGGTGACCCTGGTCGCCCGGCGCGACATCCGGCCAGGAGAGGAGCTGACCGGCGACTACGTCATGTGGGAGGCCGACGAGGCCTATGTGAGGCCGTGGGAATGCAACTGCGGCTCCCCACTGTGCCGGCGGACGCACACTGGCCGAGATTGGCGACTCCCGGAGCTGCAGGCGCGGTACCAGGGCCACTTCTCCCCGTTCATCAACGCGCGCATCAAGGCTGCGAGTGGCTCTAGCCAGTGA